One Malus sylvestris chromosome 14, drMalSylv7.2, whole genome shotgun sequence DNA segment encodes these proteins:
- the LOC126600608 gene encoding putative CCR4-associated factor 1 homolog 8 isoform X3, protein MANRFTAVWADNFAQEIAAVDRFLTHFPIVSFDAEFPGFLRNTPRSASDALRYQDLRFNVDSLKLIQLGITLFDDLGNIGGTWEFNFRGFDEETDPHVADSITLLKANGLDLEKFRKFGIDPEVFEEGFAEVLRMHRGRLLWVSFHGLYDSAYVMKLMTRKAMPSSPTEFAAMAGNLFERGISTFLFSHVEDFDVLCLHETKQQNSISGFTVAPRNSRSGGALGSFLDCEQPKQSLNDSYRFQLHQRCSKDQWELEECVESNEFEIESIKYDRHESRQ, encoded by the exons ATGGCCAACAGATTCACGGCCGTTTGGGCCGACAATTTTGCACAGGAAATCGCCGCCGTCGATCGCTTTCTCACCCACTTCCCCATCGTCTCCTTCGACGCGGAGTTTCCCGGATTTCTCCGCAACACGCCCAGAAGTGCTTCCGACGCTCTCCGCTACCAAGATCTTCGCTTTAACGTCGATTCCCTCAAACTCATCCAATTGGGTATCACCCTCTTCGACGATCTCGGCAACATCGGGGGCACCTGGGAGTTCAATTTCCGGGGTTTTGACGAGGAAACCGACCCGCACGTCGCCGATTCCATCACCCTTCTCAAAGCCAACGGCTTGGATCTCGAGAAATTCCGGAAATTCGGAATCGACCCGGAGGTTTTCGAGGAGGGTTTTGCCGAGGTTTTGCGGATGCACAGAGGGCGCCTCTTATGGGTGAGCTTCCACGGCCTCTATGACTCGGCCTATGTGATGAAGCTCATGACCCGGAAGGCCATGCCGAGCTCACCTACCGAGTTCGCCGCGATGGCGGGAAATCTATTTGAGAGG GGAATCTCTACTTTCCTGTTTTCCCATGTGGAAGATTTTGATGTATTGTGTTTGCATGAGACCAAACAGCAG AATAGCATCAGTGGCTTCACAGTAGCTCCAAGGAATTCGAGAAGTGGAGGAGCATTGGGCTCTTTTTTAGATTGTGAGCAACCCAAGCAGTCCCTTAATGACTCATATCGATTTCAATTACATCAAAGATGTTCAAAGGATCAATGGGAGCTG GAAGAATGTGTCGAAAGCAATGAGTTTGAGATTGAGAGTATCAAGTATGACCGACATGAGTCAAGGCAATGA
- the LOC126598737 gene encoding protein ANTAGONIST OF LIKE HETEROCHROMATIN PROTEIN 1-like isoform X1: protein MDRRTFGILCDLLRQDGRVKTDGLVSVEEQVCMTLQILAHHTKNRSVGGRFYRSGETISRYFNSVLQGILRLQGILLKVPQPVPIDSTDPRWQCFKNCLGALDGTHIDVHVPEIDKPRYRTRKGRVATNVLGVCSGDMQFIYVFPGWEGSASDSRVLHDAITRPNGFKVPAGYYYLVDGGYTNGEGFLAPYRGIPYHLSEWEGRTPSNKEEYFNMKHSKARNVIERCFGLLKGRWSILRSPSFYPIRTQGRIITACCLLHNLIRQEMSVDPMENLPIIEDGQNTEEGEYVGSVQTSDQWTAKRNDMAQEMYNEWRAIRNQQPN from the exons atggatagaaggacttttggcatattatgtgacttacttcgtcaagatgggagggtaaaaactgatggtttggtgtctgtagaggagcaggtgtgtatgactttacaaatattagcacatcatactaagaatcgtagtgttggcggtagattttataggtcgggagagactataagtaggtatttcaatagcgtattgcaaggaattttgcGATTACAAGGTATCCTACTAAAAGTCCCTCAGCCTGTGCCTATTGATTCTACAGATCCTAGGTGGCAATGTTTTAAG aattgcttgggagcattggatggaacacacattgatgtgcatgtacctgaaattgacaaaccaagataccgaacaagaaagggtcgagtcgcaactaatgtgttaggtgtgtgttcaggagatatgcagttcatatatgtgtttccggggtgggagggttccgcatcagactctagagtgctacatgatgcaattactaggcctaatggttttaaggtaccagcgg gttattattaccttgtagatggtggttatacaaatggtgaaggattccttgcaccctatagaggaataccttatcatttatctgaatgggagggacgaacaccttctaataaagaagaatattttaacatgaagcattctaaggcaaggaatgtaattgaacgctgttttggcttgctaaaaggaaggtggtcgatactaaggagtccatctttctatccgataaggacacaaggtcgaataattaccgcttgttgcctactacacaatcttattaggcaagagatgtctgtagatccaatggagaatttgccaataatagaagatggacaaaatacagaagaaggtgaatatgttggtagtgTTCAAACATCTGACCAGTGGACTGCAAAGAGGAATGATATGGCTCAGGAAATGTATAAcgagtggagagcaattaggaaccagcaaccgaactag
- the LOC126598737 gene encoding uncharacterized protein LOC126598737 isoform X2: MDNENILNATQEPKGRRRKWEAFEEEVLLGVLEDFVARKQRCDTGAFKQGTLVEIAKAVNVLCPHSNIKANPHIESKLKKWKKTYSMVVDMINTSGFAWNDVKKCVEVDSDDSWQTYVQRNKEADGWRSKPFPLFDRFAYIFGKDRATGNVAETPAQMVEEQSHDHVGESDIGGENFVSSMNQQSQQSTPSENSQRKRKRAVGSSSDGTEAIISGLKDFYVESGKRMQMVTEALVQGTADHTDIANELEAMGLSPMDQIDALSLILDKPKNVGVFRAIKPELKKVFVQRLLSDNASE, from the exons atggataacgaaaatattttgaatgctactcaagaaccaaaaggaagaaggcgtaaatgggaagcatttgaggaagaagtattactaggagttcttgaggattttgttgctcggaagcaacggtgtgacaccggtgctttcaaacaaggtactttggttgaaatagcaaaagctgtcaatgttttatgtcctcattcaaatataaaggcaaatccacatattgagtccaagttgaagaaatggaaaaaaacatatagtatggtcgttgacatgataaacacaagtggatttgcatggaatgatgtcaaaaagtgcgttgaagttgacagtgatgactcatggcaaacttatgtgcag agaaataaagaagccgatggatggagaagcaaaccttttccactgtttgatagatttgcatatatatttggaaaagatcgggctacgggtaatgtagccgaaacccctgctcaaatggtggaggaacaaagtcatgatcatgttggtgaaagtgatattggaggtgaaaattttgtttcttcaatgaaccaacaaagccaacaaagcaccccatctgaaaatagccaaagaaagaggaaaagagctgtgggaagttcaagtgatggaaccgaggcaattatcagtggactgaaagatttttatgttgaaagtgggaagaggatgcaaatggtaactgaagctttagttcaaggtactgcagatcatactgacatagctaatgaacttgaagcaatgggtctctctcctatggatcaaattgatgcattgtctcttattttggataaaccaaaaaatgtgggagtgttcagggcaatcaaaccggaactcaagaaagtgttcgtccaaaggcttttaagcgacaacgcaagcgaatga